The Acidicapsa ligni genome has a window encoding:
- a CDS encoding aldehyde dehydrogenase family protein — protein sequence MTVKVATTPRSSYSSTGRYTGFDGQYINGTWRPGRHGSILADTDPYSGETLAEIQQANKDDLDEAYSSAASAQIAWAAATPMTRAAVMFRSAQIIEERHDEIVDWIIRESGSTKAKAELEWQFVYSVTLEAASFPHRMRGDILPLDEAGKESRVYRSPLGVIGVISPWNFPMYLSHRSVAPALALGNAVVLKPAEDTPITGGLLIAKVYEEAGLPPGLLNVVIGPIEEIGDAFSLHPIPRLISFTGSTRVGRHIGQLAISGPRIKRVALELGGNAPCVILDDADLDQAVRATVIGRFLHQGQICMSTNRIIVDAKIHDEFVDRFVAHVKTLKYGDPKNSDVSLGPVINQKQLKAHLAHIASARAEGATQLLGGDPQGQVLPPHVFVGVRNEMTVAREEMFGPIAPILKANGEAEALRMANDTEFGLSSAVFTRDRERGVQFALKVEAGMTHVNDHSVDDTSTGPFGGEKNSGLGRFGGDWIIHEFTREHWITVRHEPAVYPF from the coding sequence ATGACAGTCAAAGTCGCCACCACGCCACGTTCTTCCTACAGTTCGACAGGGAGGTACACAGGATTTGACGGCCAATACATCAACGGCACCTGGCGGCCAGGGAGACACGGATCCATACTTGCTGACACTGACCCATACTCCGGTGAGACACTGGCAGAAATACAACAGGCGAACAAGGACGACCTCGATGAAGCATACAGTTCCGCTGCATCGGCACAGATCGCCTGGGCAGCCGCGACACCTATGACTCGTGCAGCCGTGATGTTCCGTTCAGCTCAGATCATCGAAGAGAGACATGATGAAATCGTGGACTGGATCATCCGAGAATCTGGGAGCACGAAGGCCAAGGCTGAGCTGGAATGGCAGTTCGTATATTCAGTGACTCTTGAGGCCGCCTCATTTCCACATCGAATGCGTGGGGATATTCTCCCGCTCGATGAGGCCGGCAAAGAAAGTAGGGTCTATCGATCTCCGCTCGGCGTCATTGGTGTGATCAGCCCGTGGAACTTTCCGATGTACCTGTCACACCGCTCTGTCGCGCCGGCACTGGCTTTGGGGAATGCCGTTGTTCTGAAGCCTGCAGAGGACACGCCCATCACCGGCGGCCTTTTGATCGCTAAAGTGTATGAGGAAGCAGGCCTACCGCCCGGGTTGCTGAACGTTGTGATTGGTCCTATAGAGGAAATCGGCGATGCGTTCTCGCTGCATCCGATTCCAAGACTGATCTCCTTTACTGGATCGACTCGAGTAGGGCGTCATATAGGACAGTTGGCAATATCCGGGCCACGAATTAAACGGGTTGCCCTTGAACTCGGTGGAAATGCTCCGTGTGTCATTCTGGACGATGCTGATCTTGACCAGGCAGTTCGGGCGACAGTAATCGGCCGGTTTTTGCATCAGGGACAAATCTGCATGAGTACAAATCGGATCATTGTTGACGCCAAAATACACGATGAGTTTGTTGATAGATTTGTGGCTCACGTCAAAACTTTGAAGTACGGCGACCCGAAGAATTCTGATGTCTCCTTGGGTCCCGTCATCAACCAAAAGCAGTTGAAGGCTCATCTGGCTCATATCGCAAGCGCCCGTGCCGAGGGAGCGACGCAGCTTCTAGGAGGCGATCCGCAAGGCCAGGTTCTGCCTCCACACGTCTTTGTGGGTGTCAGAAACGAGATGACCGTAGCGAGAGAGGAAATGTTCGGACCGATTGCCCCCATTCTTAAGGCGAACGGTGAAGCGGAAGCTCTACGGATGGCCAACGACACAGAGTTTGGACTTTCGAGCGCTGTGTTCACGCGCGACAGAGAACGTGGCGTGCAGTTTGCCTTGAAGGTTGAGGCCGGCATGACTCATGTCAACGATCACAGTGTTGACGATACCTCCACAGGACCGTTCGGCGGCGAGAAGAACAGTGGTCTGGGACGATTTGGCGGCGACTGGATCATCCACGAATTTACAAGGGAGCATTGGATCACGGTAAGACACGAACCTGCGGTGTATCCATTTTGA
- a CDS encoding cysteine hydrolase, giving the protein MNVTVPSPSPATRGGLALSRSDTAVVIIDPQNDVLSDKGLAWPLLHESLRENDTVENIERLFKAAKSNGFEVFISPHYFFPEDEGWKFNDPLESVEASEKMFARRGRLSLDGLGGSGADWLERYKPYIEDGKTIVVSPHRVWGPETNDLVLQLRKRRIVKVILGGMLANMCVESHLRELLEQGFEVAVVKDATAAPKHPEWGYGYTAALINFAFLAHAVLTTEEAVKAMEFSAS; this is encoded by the coding sequence ATGAACGTCACAGTTCCTTCTCCCTCACCTGCCACTAGAGGCGGATTAGCTCTTAGCCGGTCGGACACGGCGGTGGTAATCATCGACCCGCAGAACGATGTCCTGAGTGACAAAGGCCTCGCATGGCCCTTGCTTCACGAAAGCCTCAGAGAAAATGACACCGTGGAAAACATTGAACGGCTTTTCAAGGCGGCGAAGTCAAATGGCTTTGAGGTATTCATTTCGCCTCACTACTTCTTTCCCGAGGACGAAGGTTGGAAATTCAACGATCCTCTCGAGTCGGTGGAAGCATCGGAGAAGATGTTCGCCCGGCGGGGCAGATTAAGCCTCGATGGCCTGGGTGGCTCTGGAGCAGATTGGTTGGAACGTTACAAGCCGTACATCGAAGACGGAAAAACCATCGTAGTCTCGCCCCACCGCGTCTGGGGCCCGGAAACGAACGACCTCGTCCTTCAACTGCGCAAGCGTCGGATCGTCAAAGTCATTCTGGGTGGAATGCTAGCCAACATGTGTGTTGAATCCCACCTTCGAGAATTGCTGGAGCAAGGATTTGAGGTGGCCGTGGTGAAAGATGCTACCGCAGCACCAAAGCATCCCGAATGGGGGTACGGCTATACCGCAGCGCTTATCAACTTCGCATTTCTCGCACACGCTGTTCTGACGACAGAAGAAGCAGTAAAGGCGATGGAGTTCAGCGCCTCTTAA